In Lycium barbarum isolate Lr01 chromosome 9, ASM1917538v2, whole genome shotgun sequence, the DNA window GTCAAATTATTAACGATGAATCTACATATAGTAATGAAAACTTTTGCAAGAATTTTTATAGTAGTTATGAAAAATTGATTTGACAAAGAAAGTATCTCACCAAACAATGTTTAAAATTAGAATATTTAGCTCAACAAAATTCATTCTTTGGTGTAagttatatataaataaaattgcATCAAACCGTTTGATATGTACCATATGAAAAGAATATCGTATAAATTAGGAAGCGCAAGACATCTTGATTGTTGTGATATATCATAGTGAATTGCGTAACAGTCTCATATAAGAATTTAAATTATTACTATAAAGTAAACTTTTAAGTACTTAATTATATAATATCTCAACAATAATTACACTCAAATATATTTAAGAAAGGAACATACAAATGAAAAGATAACATTTGACCATCCATCCACAGCGAAGCTAAGTGAATGGAGGATACATTTATTCAAATTCCCAGCAACAAAACTATTAGTACTTACTACTAAAACACACAATACACATATACTTATTACTTAGGAATTAGTTGTGAGGCTTAGCTTGAGTGACTTTATCCATGGCTTCACCTTTGTAGTAACAACACCTATAGCAACCATTACCATAGTAATTCCTTTGACAACAACCATAGGGGCAGTATCCGCCTCCACGTCCGCGACCACCACCAGGGTATCCCCCATAACCTCCACGACCGCGACCACCACCAGGGTATCCTCCATATCCACCCCCCGGGTACCCTCCTCCGGGATATCCTCCATATCCTCCTCCAGGATATTTAGCATCATTTacctcatttttcttttcagaTTTCTTTGCTGCAACCAAAATCATACATGTGCATGTTAcgtcactacaagaaagtatagaaatgacaacaaaaaatttaatatttggcaacaacttagttttattgttggcaaatgaacttttttgttgccaaagaatttaattttgttgccatagtattgattattgttgcaaaaagtacttttggcaacaaaaaaaaaaaattgttgcacgttgttacaataacagccgttgggaaaagtctatgcaacaaaaaaaaattgttgccgaaagtattttttgcaacaataatcaatctatgacaacaaaaataattttgttgccaaatatattttttcttgtactgCGTAAAAAGTCactattaaattttttgtttatAGATTAGTCTAGTGTTAGAGgatataacaacaataataagtaTGCATCAATCTCAAACAATTCGGGATCGGCTATACATGAATCGGCATTGTCGTTTCATATCACTCTATTTAAGCTTATTTGAGTCCAATATTACATTAAAAAAATGCAAAGTCCTAGAGATTTGATCTCTATTTTTTCTAGTGGCATATAATATAAAATCTCTAACTTGATTAAAAGTCTCTTGTAAAAAAAACATTAGACCTTAAGTAAAGATACTaacatgattaaattattaaaatTAATCCAACTAATTGTTGTTTATATATAGGCAATTCTCTTATATTATACCTTACTTTTTGCTAGAAGCTGCATATATTCCAAGAGATGGTAGGTCTG includes these proteins:
- the LOC132610895 gene encoding glycine-rich protein-like → MGLKAFILLSLALAIFAIVTSEVSATELAESSTNTVENTKKSEKKNEVNDAKYPGGGYGGYPGGGYPGGGYGGYPGGGRGRGGYGGYPGGGRGRGGGYCPYGCCQRNYYGNGCYRCCYYKGEAMDKVTQAKPHN